A genome region from Gemmatimonadaceae bacterium includes the following:
- the recA gene encoding recombinase RecA, with amino-acid sequence MAVTTAQQDEKKKALGLAIAQIEKSYGKGAIMKMGSDRAAVRVESIPTGAINLDAAIGVGGIPRGRVTEIYGPESSGKTTLCLHVIANAQKTGGTAAFIDAEHALDTEYAKKLGVDVDKLLISQPDTGEQALEICEILVRSGAVDIVVVDSVAALVPKAEIEGEMGDSHVGLQARLMSQALRKLTGAIARSKTSVVFINQLREKIGVMFGNPETTTGGKALKFYASLRLDIRRIGPVKEKEDVIGSHVRVKVVKNKVAPPFKQAEFDIMYAEGISHVSLLVDIGAEAGIIEKSGAWYSYNNQRIGQGRENAKMFLKDNAVVMADIEEKVKALLGIGLAPAAEEAVEE; translated from the coding sequence ATGGCCGTCACCACCGCGCAGCAAGACGAAAAGAAGAAGGCACTCGGTCTTGCCATCGCGCAGATCGAGAAGTCGTACGGCAAGGGCGCCATCATGAAGATGGGCTCCGACCGTGCGGCGGTGCGCGTGGAATCAATTCCGACGGGCGCGATCAATCTCGATGCGGCGATCGGTGTGGGCGGCATTCCGCGCGGTCGCGTCACGGAGATCTACGGGCCGGAGTCGTCGGGCAAGACGACGCTCTGCCTCCACGTCATCGCCAACGCGCAGAAGACGGGCGGCACCGCGGCGTTCATCGACGCCGAGCATGCGCTCGACACCGAGTACGCCAAGAAGCTCGGCGTGGATGTCGACAAGCTCCTCATCTCGCAGCCCGACACGGGCGAACAGGCGCTCGAGATCTGCGAGATCCTCGTTCGCTCCGGCGCGGTGGACATCGTGGTCGTGGACTCGGTTGCCGCCCTCGTGCCGAAGGCGGAAATCGAGGGCGAGATGGGCGACTCGCACGTGGGCCTGCAGGCTCGGCTCATGAGCCAGGCGCTGCGCAAGCTCACCGGCGCCATCGCGCGGTCCAAGACGTCGGTGGTCTTCATCAACCAGCTGCGCGAGAAGATCGGGGTGATGTTCGGCAACCCCGAGACGACGACGGGCGGCAAGGCGCTCAAGTTCTACGCCTCGCTGCGCCTCGACATCCGCCGCATCGGGCCGGTGAAGGAGAAGGAAGATGTCATCGGCTCGCACGTGCGCGTGAAGGTGGTCAAGAACAAGGTCGCGCCGCCGTTCAAGCAGGCCGAGTTCGACATCATGTACGCCGAAGGGATCTCTCACGTCTCGCTGCTGGTAGATATCGGTGCCGAGGCGGGGATCATCGAGAAGTCCGGGGCCTGGTACAGCTACAACAACCAGCGCATCGGGCAGGGTCGCGAGAACGCGAAGATGTTCCTGAAGGACAATGCGGTCGTGATGGCCGATATCGAAGAGAAGGTGAAGGCCCTGCTTGGCATCGGCCTCGCGCCGGCTGCCGAGGAGGCCGTGGAGGAATAG
- a CDS encoding regulatory protein RecX translates to MFSWGKPKGAVLTAGGGDEESTADRQSSTIAGTVTALRENPRKPGRYAVHVDGKSVAIVNAAYLHDSGLAVGKVIDEAAGDRLMVAARKLEAFDRAAAALGRRARSAHELERWLLQRGFDRADVTDAVQRLEEIGAIDDSQFARAFARSRALGKGMSRRRLAQELSRRGVDRAMADAAIAEVLEEESVDERALLEGAARKKLAMLQGQEPEVVKRRLYGYLARRGYNADDIGVVLKKVLK, encoded by the coding sequence ATGTTCAGCTGGGGCAAGCCAAAGGGTGCAGTCTTGACGGCGGGTGGCGGCGACGAGGAGTCGACGGCTGACCGCCAGTCGTCGACGATTGCCGGGACCGTCACGGCGCTCCGCGAGAATCCGCGCAAGCCGGGGCGCTACGCCGTCCATGTGGACGGCAAGAGCGTGGCGATCGTGAACGCGGCCTATCTCCACGACTCGGGACTCGCCGTCGGCAAGGTGATCGACGAGGCGGCGGGCGACCGGCTGATGGTGGCGGCGCGCAAGCTCGAGGCCTTCGATCGCGCCGCCGCGGCGCTCGGTCGCCGCGCCCGCAGCGCGCACGAACTCGAGCGCTGGCTGCTGCAGCGCGGCTTCGACCGCGCCGATGTCACCGATGCCGTGCAGCGCCTCGAGGAGATCGGCGCCATCGATGATTCGCAGTTTGCCCGTGCCTTTGCCCGTTCCCGTGCGTTGGGCAAGGGCATGTCACGCCGCCGCCTCGCGCAGGAGCTCTCTCGGCGCGGTGTCGATCGCGCGATGGCGGATGCCGCCATCGCCGAGGTGCTGGAGGAAGAGTCGGTCGACGAGCGCGCCCTCCTCGAGGGCGCCGCGCGCAAGAAGCTGGCGATGCTCCAGGGCCAGGAGCCGGAAGTCGTGAAGCGCCGCCTCTACGGCTACCTCGCGCGGCGGGGGTACAACGCGGACGACATTGGAGTGGTGCTGAAGAAGGTCCTCAAGTGA
- a CDS encoding COX15/CtaA family protein, which produces MTGKNTRALILWLDATVVAVTLAVVIGGITRLTESGLSITEWKPVSGVLPPRGDVDWARAFAAFLQIPQAQTVHAGITLAQFKFIYWWEWTHRLLARGVGLVIAVPYVWHLARGHIPSYLRLRLALLPILVAAQGALGWYMVSSGLVERSNVSQYRLAAHLGLALVILVIALWTSASLRRPFAKAEKTDRRWVHIGDGFAIWIFAVILSGAFVAGLRAGAIYNAFPLMGGQIVPPGYWALDGFWANAFDNPVAAQFHHRIVATLTVFVAVGLWFAATLTEAPERVVKAQRDVAIIACLQVALGITTLLYAVPVAIAALHQLTAVALLGAAVMAAHTARTAHRR; this is translated from the coding sequence ATGACCGGAAAGAACACCAGAGCGCTGATCCTGTGGCTTGACGCGACCGTTGTGGCGGTGACGCTCGCCGTCGTGATCGGGGGGATCACCCGCCTCACCGAAAGCGGCCTCTCCATCACCGAATGGAAGCCCGTCTCCGGCGTCCTCCCTCCGCGCGGCGACGTCGACTGGGCCAGGGCCTTCGCCGCCTTCCTGCAGATTCCGCAGGCGCAGACCGTGCACGCGGGGATCACGCTGGCGCAGTTCAAGTTCATCTACTGGTGGGAGTGGACGCACCGGCTGCTCGCCCGCGGCGTGGGACTCGTCATCGCCGTCCCGTACGTCTGGCACCTGGCGCGCGGCCACATTCCGTCGTACCTGCGGCTGCGGCTCGCGCTCCTCCCCATCCTCGTCGCGGCGCAGGGCGCGCTCGGCTGGTACATGGTCAGTTCGGGGCTCGTCGAACGCAGCAACGTGAGCCAGTACCGGCTGGCGGCGCACCTCGGCCTCGCCCTGGTGATTCTCGTGATCGCCCTCTGGACATCGGCGTCATTGCGCCGCCCGTTCGCGAAGGCCGAGAAGACCGACCGGCGCTGGGTGCACATCGGGGATGGCTTCGCCATCTGGATCTTCGCCGTCATCCTGAGCGGCGCGTTCGTCGCCGGCCTGCGGGCGGGCGCGATCTACAACGCCTTCCCGCTGATGGGCGGGCAGATCGTGCCGCCCGGCTACTGGGCGCTGGACGGGTTCTGGGCGAATGCCTTCGACAACCCCGTGGCGGCGCAGTTCCACCACCGGATCGTCGCGACGCTCACCGTCTTCGTCGCCGTCGGGCTATGGTTCGCCGCGACTCTCACCGAAGCGCCGGAGCGGGTGGTGAAAGCCCAGCGCGACGTCGCGATCATCGCCTGCCTGCAGGTGGCGCTCGGCATCACGACGCTGCTGTACGCCGTGCCAGTGGCGATTGCGGCGCTGCACCAGCTGACGGCGGTGGCGCTGCTGGGCGCGGCGGTGATGGCAGCTCATACGGCGCGCACAGCGCACCGGCGATAG